In the genome of Fusarium poae strain DAOMC 252244 chromosome 1, whole genome shotgun sequence, the window TCAGAGAGGAATGGCCCAGCTGGTGAGAGTTTATGAGACGGATGGCTTGCATTGAGGAATTTGCAGTAGGTCTCTTGGGATCAGCGCCAGAACAGTATAATTCAAGAATCTAACGTTGGCTTACTTGGTTTCCACGGAACCTTTACTTTGGCCATCGAGTATATGTGTGCCTTTGTTATAGCATAGTACAGTGGCCATCTCTTATAAGTTATACTCGACTTTTAATTACGTCGAGTCAAAGATTGCCAAAAGTACCTAGTTAGATGGATCATAAATTCCCCGACTTGACGGCCAGTCAAAGGGGCCTGACGACATATTAAACAGTCTCAAAGATCGAAAGAAAACATTAAAGACAACATACTGCCACATGTGGGATTTCTCCTTTGATGGCGTCCAGCATATTTCCATATAATTTTTTTTCATCGATCTGCAGTTGAATCGATCGATGAAAGGCGTTAATATCAACATGGTCTAGTTAGTTaaagggagaagaaggctgtgCCTGGCCGCCTGGATACCGGTTAACCCTTGTAGGTAACCCGAAATAAGCTCATATGTATCCGCTCAGGACAAACTATGGTTCTCTATCCGTATCACAACGATAATTTTGTCTTGATCAGGCCCGCTAAAAACCCAGTGACGTCAAAAGGTCATGGTTTATAGAAACCTGGGGTTGAGGTTGAGCGACATAAGTATGTAAGATTTCATCCACGAGATCGGCCGTGGGGAAGCTGAGAGGGTCTTTTGCAAAAACGGTCTGACGGTTTATCTTTTAGAGGTGAATTTCTATAGTTGATTGGTTAGTTGAGAGTACAGCGGATACTCAATGCAAGTTGAATCTTGGCATCAACAGCGACAGGGACTAAAGCGTAGTAATAGTACGTTTTTGACTGTCCGAGAGTCCGGTCAAGTTGACGGTATTACTGTATCATACTGTGTAGAGAAGTCGTGTTTTGCCAGTCATACAAGAGAACAATTGAACGACGAGTTGCTTTCATAATAATAGAATCTTTTGATTGATGTTGACAACTAATAAGAGACGGTAAAGTTGAGCCTCAGTTCTAGACCTAGATAGGCTATGCCAGTACTATTCCAAGACATTGGCAAGACGGGAAGGAACAGTATCGTGCACGAATATTCACATATCACGTGTGGAGCAACAACTTACTTTCTTCTATATCCAGGAACATTGAGAGTCTAGTTTATCCTGTCAATGAACATCATGCCCTGAAGAACCCTCACTTAAAGAATGCCGAATGCTATGACGTCGTATTCCCCACGCTCCAGCCTTCTCCAGGACCCCCCGATGTTTAGTTTACTTCCCCAACTCTCCACCTAATTTGGGCCCTGGGCCAGAGTTTACACTTCTCCACGATCCAAGTGTGGAGGATGACACTGTGTAAATCATGATAATTTCACAGAAAGCAATCATTCGCTGAGGAGGAACTTTTCCCGGCTATCTATTGTTCGTTCAGATCTTCAGAAGCGTTAAGGTACCAATAACACCCGTTCACTCTTAGAGATTTTCTACAACTTTTACCCTGGTACAGGGATCATGGACATGCCGATCATAGCCTCACAAGTGCAGAAGACAGAGAGTCAGTACATACCTTACTGCATGCACAGTATGGTCCTGTCCTTGGCCGATGGGTCCATCATAGACAGCCAAGACCGATGACCATGGATGTAACCAAGGTCCGTCTGAGAGACCAGCTTCGGTGGAGATGTCATGAGAGGCCCATTAGCAAGTCCTACATGACTCTGCGGTACAAAACGAGAACACCCTCGGTCTCtgttttctttataaacccAAATGGCTCCTCCTTGACTGCCCATGTTTACCGCATAAACTTCATTCGTTTGTCTCTCGGTGCAGAGTTTGGGTGTCAGCTTTCTGCTTTGACACACCTTCATCATGTTCAAAAAGTACTTTGGCCTTCAAGGCCAGTCCCTCAACTATGCTATCAGTGCTATCGCAGGAACTGATTTCCTGCTCTTTGGTTACGGTAAGATTGACCTTGGCACCTGCAAATAAAACAAAAGGTTGGATATGGGCTCTCCATTGAACCTGAACTAACAATTGCTGCAGACCAAGGTGTCATGGGCGGTATTCTAACAATggctccgttcatggaacaGTTCCCTGATATGCATAGCGAGGATCCTAGCGTGTCCGCAGCGGTTCGAAAAGATCGCTCAAACTACCAAGGCATTGCTGTATCTTCTTACAACCTGGGCTGTTTCTTTGGCGCTATTATCACCATCTTCCTCGGAAACAAACTTGGCCGTAGAAAGATGATCATGCTTGGAACTACAATCATGGTTATTGGCGCCGCTCTTCAGGCCTCTGCATACTCTCTGGAACACTTCATCATCGGACGAATCATTACTGGCCTCGGCAACGGTGGTAACACCTCTACCGTCCCCATGTGGCAATCCGAAACCTGCTCGGCTCATAAGCGTGGTAAACTGGTCATGATCGAAGGTGCTCTGATCACGCTTGGTATCACTATTTCCTACTGGGTCGACTATGGCATGTACTTTGCGCAGGACACTTCTGCTTGTTGGCGATTCCCAATGGCTTTTCAAATCGTCTTCTGTCTCATTATCATGGCCTTTGTTATGAACCTGCCCGAATCTCCCCGCTGGCTTGTGCTTAAGGgtcgtgatgatgatgccaaGGAAGTCATTGCTGCCATCGCTGGTCAGGATGTTCAGAGCAAGTACGTCGACAACGAGTTCCGGGCTATGAAGGATACTACCACAGAGATGAGCAAGGGCGCCTTCTCAGATTTGTTCTCTCGTAACCACAACAAGAACTTTCACCGTACTATCCTCGCCTTTGTCAACCAAATGTTCCAACAGGTAAGACAGCGAGCGTCCTTTAGTGCTGGGTCAAATTATGCTAATTTTGTAACAACAGATTTCTGGTATCAATCTAATCACTTACTATGCCGCTTCCATTTACTCCGGACTCGGCATGACGGGACATATGCCACTTCTCATGGCTGCTCTGAATGGTACCGAATACTTTTTGGCTTCTCTTCCTGCAATATGGCTAGTAGAGCGTGTTGGTCGACGAAAGCTCATGCTCTTTGGTGCAGCTGGGCAATGTGCATCCATGGCTATCCTCGCCGGTGTAGGCTCTAGCGACGCGAGGGCATGTCAGATTGTGGGCATCGTGTTCTTGTTTGTCTTTAACTCATTCTTCGCTGTTGGCTGGCTTGGAATGACGTGGCTATACCCAGCTGAGATTACACCTCTGCGAATCCGTGCTCCTGCCAACGCTCTATCGACTTCAAGTAATTGGATCTTCAACTGGTTGGTTGTCATGATCACTCCTCCAGCATTTGAGAACATTGGATCCAACACGTACATCATATTCGCCGTCATCAACGCCATCATGGTCCCCTCGGtttacttcttcttcccagAGACAGCATATCGATCCTTGGAGGAAATGGATACCATCTTCCAAAAGGTGGAGCATGGGTTGAAAGGCGCTCTCGGCGTTgttaagcaggccaagatCGAGCCTAGAAGATACGATAACAACGGAAACCTTTTGATAGCTGTCGAAGAAGTGGATGACAAGGCTCATGTTGAGCACCGAAGTGGACGTGGAAGCTCGAGTGGACAAAGTGGCGAGCATAACAACGCCGCCATTTTCACGTCGCACGATGAGGAAAACCAGCGCCGTGAAGCTTGAAGAGATGTTATTGGTTAAATGTGGTCTTCTTTTGGAGGAGTTGTCATTAGTAGTTTAAGATGGATGAAAGATGGCAATGAGGCTGAGTATACTAGAACTGACATCATGCTTGATGCTTCATATACTATACCATAGATACCCGTTTCGATAGAAGAAGTCTGTCTGCATAATGAAGCCCCATGAATAAAGAATTGGATTTCTTAGTTAACTGCATGTTTCAACAAGCCATTGAAAATGGCATATTTCCTAAAGCGATGCCTAATACGTCCTGGAAGAAAGAGTTGGCGGATTGGTTCATGTATCATAAGCCAACATCTGAGACGTGTTTCAGCTCTGAATATGACCGGTAACAACTCTAACTATAGCAGCTGATACCCACTAAACAGCTTTACAGCTTTGCTCTATTGGTTCCTCTTGAGCTACCCCGCCATTGTTGACATGCTTGTCCTCCCAGACATGAAGCAACCACGGATCTTAGACAAGACCGCATTAAGTATCAAACTACAGGGGATAAGAGGCTATCAGCTTTGCGAGGTCCTATTTAACCTCTTTGATCACTTTTCTTctaaattacttatttagTGCTCTTCCATCCTTTgtccccctcctcctcctcatcctcctccacTTGAACGGACCCTTCCAAACCCCACTTCAGCATCCCGCCCGCCACGACGTTACCTCACCTTTCTACCTCCAACTCCCTTCACTTACTCAAAGTCTTAAACATTTCTTATACATAAAATCCTTCACAATGGTCGACCGTCCTAACAAGCCTTCGGCACTCGCCTCAACTCCCGCAGCTCCTCCCCAAGCTGTTGCCGACATTACTCACGACAACTCCCGCGTCAAGGCCGTTCTTCCCTCGGGCGAGAGTGTCGAGGTCCTCCTTCATGGCGCTACCGTAATCAGCTGGAAGGATGCTTCGGGGGCCGAGAAGCTCTGGGTCAGCGAGACTGCTGCTCTCGATGGCAGTGCCCCTGTTCGAGGAGGTATTCCCATCGTCTTCCCTGTATGACTCCCTCCAAACCACAACCTCCCATTGCTGTCTCTAATCCAAATTTCTGCAGGTCTTTGGTACCGCTCCCGACCACGAACCCGTAGCCAAGCTTCCCCAGCACGGATTTGCTCGCAACTCACGATGGGAGTTCCTCGGAAAGTCCACCAGCGAGGGCTCCAGCTCTAGCGTCAAGCTCGACTTTGGCCTGTCCTCTGAGAGCATCAGCGACGACTTCAAGGCACTCTGGCCCTACAAGTTTGCTCTTATCTACAGTGTTTCTCTCGACAGCGAGAGCCTCGGCACCACAATCGTTATCACCAACGACGGCGAGGATGCATTTGACTTCCAGACTCTTCTTCACACTTACTTCAAGATTAGTGTATGTTTATACTCGTCCATGTTGAATGACCGCGAACTAACTATCCCAAGGATATTGCCTCTACAGAGGTCACCGGTCTCGAGGACTCTGTCTACTTCTCCAAGGTTTCCAGCTCAGAAGCCACTCAATCCGGCGCCATCACCTTTTCTGGTGAGACTGACTCCGTTTACACGCCCGCCAACGGTCCCAAGCACCCCGTCGTCATCTCCGAGTCCGGCAGCCCCCGCTACCGTATCGTCCGTGACAACCTCGACCAGGTCGTTGTTTGGAACCCCTGGGTCGACAAGTCCGCTGGCATCAAGGACTTTTCTCCCAAGGACGGTTGGAAGAACATGCTGTGTGTTGAGCCTGGTTCCGTCAAGGGCTGGCAGAAGCTGGAGAAGGGCGACGCTTTCGAGGCAGCGCAAACCATCACACTGGCTTGATGGTGCGACAGTCCTGTAAAGAGCGGCGGGGGAGCGATCAAATTCAAGATATGACAGTTTTTACGTAACGACGACACAATAATTTCAGATGGACATGATATCTACATCTATTTTGACAACTGAACAGACAGCAGTACCAAATATTAAGTCCATATCTATGCTTAGAGCTGAGTGAGAAGCAAGCAATGCATTGAATAAATAAAGGACATCAATACATTGTGCCCAACACTGTTCATGAATGAATTACTACTCGTATTCACATCTGGTTTTTGTCAATCTTATCTTGGTGCTCAACGCCATATATGCTATTCTTTTTGTTGGATATACCCGTTTTCATCCTCTGAAACTTTTACAAATCTCACTCTCCCATTCAAACTGCCTTTTCTTCTCTGGAGAAATGATCCGCCACCAAGAAAGCCAGCTCGAGAGCTTGTTTCTCATTGAGTCTCGGGTCGCAGAAACTAGTGTAGTTCGTCGACAAATCATCCTCACCCAAGTCCTCGCTGCCACCCAAACACTCTGTAACAGCATCACCAGTGAGCTCAAGGTGCATACCGCCAAGATTGCTGCCCTGCTCCTTGTGAATACGCAGTGTCTCTTGAAGCTCACGGTAGATATCGCCGAAACGACGTGTCTTGATGCCTGTGGGTGTGGACAGTGTGTTGCCGTGCATGGGGTCACATTGCCAGACCACAGTGCGGCGGTACTCTGAGTCTTCGACGGCACGAATATGCGTAGGTAGGAGATCGCCCACTTTGGCGGCGCCGTAACGCGTGATAAGAGTGATTTTGCCGGGCTCGCAAGATGGGTTTAGGGTGCGGAGGAGAGAGAGGAGGTCTGAGGCCGGTGTTGTAGGACCGACCTTGATACCAATGGGGTTGGCAATGCCTCGGAAGAATTCAACGTGGGCATGGTCAATCTGGCGTGTGCGATCACCGATCCAGATAAAGTGCGCAGAGGTAtcataatattctttattctcaCCGTCACCACTGGGGGCCGTGGGGCTTACGGTCCGGGCAGCAGGCTTGTCAAGCAGACGGGTTAAAGGCTGCTCATAATCAAGCAGGAGACCCTCGTGGCTGGTGAAGAGCTCAACAGAGTCCAGCTCGCCAGGTCGAGCGTTAATGACTTGGAGGAAACGCAGTGTCTGCTGAATGCTCGAAGCAATAGTTGAGTACTTCTCCTTGAGCTCCGGGTCCCGCACATGGCCGAGGCCCCAGTCAAGCGGCCGGTGGAGATCAGCGATACCCGAGGCGAGGGCGGCACGGATGTAGTTCAGGGTCGCAGCAGAGTGGTGGTAGGCCTTGACAAGGCGGTTGGGATCAATCTCGCGATCCTCAAGACGAAAGCCGTTGATGATGTCGCCCTTGAAACTGGGAACTTCCTTTCCTTCAACTATCTCAGTAGGACTCGATCGCGGCTTCGCATACTGTCCAGCCATTCGACCAATGCGCACGACTCGCTTGTTGGTTCCCCAGATGAGAACGACACTCATTTGTAGCAGCAGCTTGATCTTGCTCTCGATAGGGCCCTGGCGGCAGTAGTCAAAGAGCTCTGCGCAGTCGCCGCCCTGGAGAAGAAAGGCGTTGCCTTGTGCGACATCCCGAAGATGAGCCTTCAAAGCAATGATTTCATTGGGATGCACCAGAGGAGGAAGGTCTGTGAGTTCCTGGACCGCTTTAGCGAGAGGCTCCGGGTCAGGGTAATTGGGGGATTGCTTGATGGGCTTTGAGCGCCAAGAGGAGGGATCCCAGGCGGCGGAGGAGGGTGAAGCCATATTGAAAGCTGGGTTGTGCGTGTAAGAGTGGAATGAGATTCCAAATTCAACGAGTAGAACCACACAAAGGTGACAAACTCAAATAACCAGACTTGATCAATCCGGTTCTCCTGGGACACTCTCGAGTTAGTTGAAAAAGTGGTGGAGGATTTGAATTGAATTGGTGTTGGAGAAATGAGTCACAGTGAACAAAGAAAGATGCTCAAGATGCAGCAGACCCCGGAAAATGAAGTTGGACGACAAGGCCAATTAACAAAGAAATGTGGCGTAACCGAATAAAAACTCGGTCATTTTATTTCCACACATTGATTGGATTTATTATGTGGCGTCAACAAACATGGACGAATAATGCTCAAAAGGATAAATGGAAAATACACTACAGCCTGATATGAACCATTCATAACACGTTTAATGATTTTTATTGAGACTGAATAGAGATAAAGCATGGTTTTTGAAGCCGAATCGAGATATTGGCTTGTACAATAGATGCCCTGTAAGTTTGGGATTTCTTGACTAATGTCTAAGACACTTCAGTAAAATTGCTTAAATATTCTGCTAATTTAAGAGATAGATATTTAGATatctattttttattaaaaaataggtaatttctttttttcctgcTTTTTTTCTGCTTTAAAAGGCCTCttttataagaaatactGTAAATTGTTGAAATTTCAAGGCGTTATAAGACAGAAGTAGCTTAGTCCTAAACATACAGGGGGTCGATTGTATATTCACAGTACTTGTACCTACCTGTACAGCAGACCCCAGCTTTGGACTCCAGATACCCATTAGAGCACGAAAGTGCCTAGGTAGGTTTTAgtactaccttagtaggtaaaTAATGAGAGGTGAAATTCCATAGCCTATGGATGGCATCCAACATATCCAGAGCTTCCTCATACCTCGTTCTCCCATTCTTCTCCCACCTAGAACTGCCCCTCCAAACCCCACCATAGCTTCCATTGCCTCCACTATAATTCCAATAACCTGAAGCCAAGCTACTAAGCTTCACCTTGACCTTTTACTTCACTATTACTTCTATCTAAATCCAGACTGCCACaaacaaaaacacaacagaagCAAAATGACCGACGAAACCCCTTCCCAGACAGCAAAGTCTGCCGAGGACCGCAAAGCCGCCTCTGCCCTTGAGAACCTCGACGCTGCCGACTCTCCTTCGACACCACAAAACGTTGACGCCGACGCGGCCAACAAAGCCATCAAGAGTCTTGGCGGCGCCAGCAAGGCCTCAGCCGCTGCCGCCTCCAACAAGAACGTCAAAGTTGATGCTGCCGACGTCGCTCTTCTCGTCGAGGAGCTCGAATTGCCCAGGCCAAAGGCTACCGAGCTGCTAAAGAGCAATGAGGGTGATGCTGTCAAGGCTATGAGGGCGTTTGTCAAGGCTTAAAGACAATGCCACAACAAGCCGTCACGGTTTCGTCTATCTCTGCCAAGAGCTGGTGGGAAAATGGTGCGACAATTAGAAAAAGGCCTTCATGGTTCTGGAGTTTAGCGAGCATGTAGCAAGACATATTACCAACGATATGAGACACTACCAACTTCAAATCTACCCGTCTCGAGCCTTCTACAGTCACACAAGCACGAGTCGGAAATTTCGCAAATCAATCATCATACTGAATTCTTAGTGTACCAGCTCCCCAAATATGTGTACAACTATCCAGTCAATGCCATTCCACCAAACGCCTAGTCGGAGGTCCTGTCTGTTCCCGTGGTATCCCCTCCTATGGCAAAATGAGTGATTGTTACCAGCCATGCCGTGTGACAGCAAAATCTAATGAACCCATAAACTCCGGATCAAAACCTGTCCATGTACAATTATTCCGCCTTGACCATATTCGATCTATTACTGCCAGGTCCTTGCTAAAGGACTACCGATCTTGGGGGCAAACTGCAGACTCTTGCGTCGTGCAGCCATGAGTCGCATAAGAACACCATCATCCTTGGTCTGGCTGAGAAGTCCAACACCCATTTCACGGATGGACTTCTTTGGGGGGCACGTTCGCATCAGGAGAGCATCCTTCGTAGGTGACTCGTCCagatcgtcatcgtcatcatcatcagcggAAGCCGACTCAAGATCGAGATTGGCTGCGTATCGTGCAATAGCCTCTGGAGCAGGTGTCTTGGGGACAGGTGTAAGAATAGCTTCAGACCATTCAAAGTCCTCcatctcctcgtcttcgtcttgcTCCGAGGGAGTGTACATCCATTGTGTACTCTGGCGACGATTGCTTGGGGTAGAAGGAGTAGTACGAGAGCCTCCCTTGGTAGGGCTAGTGACAAGAGTGCCGTTCATGTTGGCCAAAGCCTTGGGCTCCATACTCTTGCGACGGCGAGCTCCACCGCGGGGGATATTACTTGTGTCAATCTTGTAGGGGCTTTCCTCGACCCAGTCGTTCAAACGCTCGCAACTAGCACATGTTAGCTCTGGTCATcaaaattaaagaatatgtTTAACTTACTCAAGCACCCAACTAACCCCAACACACTGAACGACTCCGTTGCTTTCTCGGACCTTTTCCAGTGTGCGTTTGCTGCCATCCTTGAAAACAACATGTGTGATTCCAACCTTGGTTGAAGTCATATCGTTTTCAGAACCACTAGGGTTCCAGCTCCATGACTTCATGCACTTGGCGCCCATCTGACTGAGCAAATCCACAAAGATGCTACTAGCATCAGCTCCTTCGCTGGTATATACATCGACAAAGACGACAGCACCTCGAAGAATGGCTGGGTTCAGATCGCGACGGGGTGTTCGCGCAGGTGTTCCCAGTGAAGACCAAAGGTCTGACTTTGAGGGAGTGGCTGGAGGGGGGGTTGAGGGACTCTCAGGAATGGTAGCGGGCATgctcttccttcctttggGAGAATATGGGAGTGCACTTGAGTTCCTTGTTGATCCGGAGGGACGCTTTGGTGGGACGCGCGAGGCGCTGAAGCTACGTTTCTTAAGAGGGGATGGTGAGGAGTCGTCCGCAGGCTTTAATGGTACCTTGGTAGTGGTATTGAAGGTCTTCATAACAGGGCGAACAGGGGTTGTGGGGACCATTGAGGAAGGAATCTCGTTCTCGTCGCCATACTCCTGGCTAGCCTCAGAGAGTGTATCGTCAAACGCATTAGTGTTGACAACCTCGTCAATGACGTCGGGCTCCATCAGAGACATCTCGTTGGCCTCCTGAGCCAGTTCAACGTCTTCCTCGGTGACATCCATGTCGTCGAAATCGGGATCAACAATCTCTGCAGTGTTATCCGCCTGTAGATCTTCCATGCCTGCTCGGACAGTCATTTCATCATCAAAGAAATGAGTCGAGGCTGGCGAATCCATAGACTTGGGGGTAGCAACGCGTTCGGAAAGCACACCGGCCTTGTTCTCTCCAGAAGTCAGAGGTGCTATTTTGACTGGAGTGCTAGCCTTCCAAGAACCCAGACGATCGGCAAGAGCGCTGAATCCGCCTATAGAAGCTCGAGAGGTCTTCGGTGTCTTGCGAACAAATGGTGTTGGAGTGACAGGCACTGTGTTGGTAGGTGCAGCGTCCTCGTCGTCTGATTCCGAATCTGTATCGTGAGGTTCTAGATCCTTTTCTCGAAGCTGGTACATGGGATTCTGTTCCTGCACGGGAGAGTGTGTGGGGGCATCGCTTTCGGATTCGGTCTCTTGGAGAGTGTCTGCCTTGACAACCTGCTCGTCGGCAGCATCCTCATCGACAACCATGCTgtcctcctcgtcttcggTAAGATCAGCCGCATCTGTAGTTGATTCGGGTTCGACAAGAGCCTCCTCCTGAACGTCTTCGACAATCTCTGGCTTGACCTGGGGCTCTTCCGCGTCTTCGGTCTCCTCTCGAGGCTGATTGACAATACCCATATCCTTCTTCCAGGCAGGATCAGCATGACGGGGGAGGACAGCAGATAGACGACCGGGGAACTCCAAGTTTTCCAATGGCTGGTCGAAGACGTCTGCCTCGACTGTGTCGAGATCCAACTCGGCTTGCTCCTCCGACATGAGCTTATCAGAAGGTCGGATGGAGGGAGCACGAGAAGGAGTGCCAAGAACCAAAGGCTTCATGATTGGTGGTTCGCCAAGGGCACGAACATCTTGAGGTCGAGGTTCTGTAACTGGTTTCAGCCCAGGCATGGCCCGTTTAGGTGGTGAAAGGAGAAGAGAGGCCTTCATTGCTGATTGGGATTGCTGAGGCTGTAAGGAAACTCCAAAGTTCAACCCCTTGATGGGTGACTGGGGCCTCTTGGCCGCAGACTGAAGTAGGGAGTTCTTGGAAGAAAATTCATCTTCAGCCTGGTTGTCGCCTTCCTGTGACTTCTTCATAGTCGATCCAGGGAGAGCAATAGGACCAATGCGGCGAGCTGGTGATCTCAAGGTGTCCTTGTCGGGTGAAGCAGGTTGCCTCTTGGCAGGAGATCTCAACATGTGCGCGCCGAGGCTAGGAGGGTTGCTAATGCTTTCCGGAGCACTTATCGACTCGGTGGGTTCTTCGTTGTGCTCCGGTTGGGTCTTGAGAGTGTTGGTAGGGGGCTTGATCGGGCTCTTCATCATGGGTTTGACAGGTGGCATGTCACCAGCAAGTTCATCCTCGGATTCGTCGTCCTTCGAGACAGGTATCTGGGTAATCTTCTTAGGACTTAATGGTTTATTGTCTGTCGACTCAGCGGATCTTACCGCCGCTCTGGTTGTTCGACTTCCAGCTGCTCCTCCACGCTTGGCCGGCCGGCCTCTGATTCCAGTTCGAGCAGGCTCCTTTGCCTCGACGGCAGGCTCGATATTCTCCTTATCAGGCTCTTGGAACTTGACAGATTTCTTCAGAGGAGGCTTGGCCAATGTTGTTGGCTTCGTGGCTGTCGATGATGTTGTAGTGCGGGTGCGTATTGTGGTAGCCTTCTTAAGTGGCGCTGGGGCAGGTTCCTCAGTAGCAACTACTTTCCTTGGCCGTCCTCGCATAGGTTTGGCagtggcggcggcggtggtggtcGACTTGGGAGCTTCGGTAGCAGTCTTCTTTACTATACGACCCCGTGTGGGCTTTGCAGGCGCTTCAAGTTCAGCTTCAGGCTCTTCAACATCCCCAGCTTTCCTTGGTCGACCACGCGTTCTTCTAACAACGGCAACTTCGCGCTGCTgctcctcatcttcgtcattTTCATCTgctcttgtctttctctTGGCGGCTGTGCTCTTGGTGCCCGCTGTTGCAGTGCTTCTCGCCCTTGCAGCAGCTGTGACAATCTTTGTGGTTTTCACGGAGGGCTCTgtggccttggcagcggcTCTGGCCCGTGTCATTCTCTTGGGTGGTGAATCCATGATTGTGGATTTTTGCTGTGTTTGTTGTATGGTTAGTATAAAGAAGGTGGGAAAGAATTAATGTCAGGATCAAATCATC includes:
- a CDS encoding hypothetical protein (TransMembrane:12 (i12-30o72-93i100-119o125-146i158-176o192-211i279-301o313-337i344-363o375-397i409-428o440-458i)~BUSCO:16505at5125), whose amino-acid sequence is MFKKYFGLQGQSLNYAISAIAGTDFLLFGYDQGVMGGILTMAPFMEQFPDMHSEDPSVSAAVRKDRSNYQGIAVSSYNLGCFFGAIITIFLGNKLGRRKMIMLGTTIMVIGAALQASAYSLEHFIIGRIITGLGNGGNTSTVPMWQSETCSAHKRGKLVMIEGALITLGITISYWVDYGMYFAQDTSACWRFPMAFQIVFCLIIMAFVMNLPESPRWLVLKGRDDDAKEVIAAIAGQDVQSKYVDNEFRAMKDTTTEMSKGAFSDLFSRNHNKNFHRTILAFVNQMFQQISGINLITYYAASIYSGLGMTGHMPLLMAALNGTEYFLASLPAIWLVERVGRRKLMLFGAAGQCASMAILAGVGSSDARACQIVGIVFLFVFNSFFAVGWLGMTWLYPAEITPLRIRAPANALSTSSNWIFNWLVVMITPPAFENIGSNTYIIFAVINAIMVPSVYFFFPETAYRSLEEMDTIFQKVEHGLKGALGVVKQAKIEPRRYDNNGNLLIAVEEVDDKAHVEHRSGRGSSSGQSGEHNNAAIFTSHDEENQRREA
- a CDS encoding hypothetical protein (BUSCO:36821at5125); the protein is MVDRPNKPSALASTPAAPPQAVADITHDNSRVKAVLPSGESVEVLLHGATVISWKDASGAEKLWVSETAALDGSAPVRGGIPIVFPVFGTAPDHEPVAKLPQHGFARNSRWEFLGKSTSEGSSSSVKLDFGLSSESISDDFKALWPYKFALIYSVSLDSESLGTTIVITNDGEDAFDFQTLLHTYFKISDIASTEVTGLEDSVYFSKVSSSEATQSGAITFSGETDSVYTPANGPKHPVVISESGSPRYRIVRDNLDQVVVWNPWVDKSAGIKDFSPKDGWKNMLCVEPGSVKGWQKLEKGDAFEAAQTITLA
- the ARO8 gene encoding Aromatic/aminoadipate aminotransferase 1 (BUSCO:21705at5125), with translation MASPSSAAWDPSSWRSKPIKQSPNYPDPEPLAKAVQELTDLPPLVHPNEIIALKAHLRDVAQGNAFLLQGGDCAELFDYCRQGPIESKIKLLLQMSVVLIWGTNKRVVRIGRMAGQYAKPRSSPTEIVEGKEVPSFKGDIINGFRLEDREIDPNRLVKAYHHSAATLNYIRAALASGIADLHRPLDWGLGHVRDPELKEKYSTIASSIQQTLRFLQVINARPGELDSVELFTSHEGLLLDYEQPLTRLLDKPAARTVSPTAPSGDGENKEYYDTSAHFIWIGDRTRQIDHAHVEFFRGIANPIGIKVGPTTPASDLLSLLRTLNPSCEPGKITLITRYGAAKVGDLLPTHIRAVEDSEYRRTVVWQCDPMHGNTLSTPTGIKTRRFGDIYRELQETLRIHKEQGSNLGGMHLELTGDAVTECLGGSEDLGEDDLSTNYTSFCDPRLNEKQALELAFLVADHFSREEKAV
- a CDS encoding hypothetical protein (BUSCO:10185at5125), which codes for MDSPPKRMTRARAAAKATEPSVKTTKIVTAAARARSTATAGTKSTAAKRKTRADENDEDEEQQREVAVVRRTRGRPRKAGDVEEPEAELEAPAKPTRGRIVKKTATEAPKSTTTAAATAKPMRGRPRKVVATEEPAPAPLKKATTIRTRTTTSSTATKPTTLAKPPLKKSVKFQEPDKENIEPAVEAKEPARTGIRGRPAKRGGAAGSRTTRAAVRSAESTDNKPLSPKKITQIPVSKDDESEDELAGDMPPVKPMMKSPIKPPTNTLKTQPEHNEEPTESISAPESISNPPSLGAHMLRSPAKRQPASPDKDTLRSPARRIGPIALPGSTMKKSQEGDNQAEDEFSSKNSLLQSAAKRPQSPIKGLNFGVSLQPQQSQSAMKASLLLSPPKRAMPGLKPVTEPRPQDVRALGEPPIMKPLVLGTPSRAPSIRPSDKLMSEEQAELDLDTVEADVFDQPLENLEFPGRLSAVLPRHADPAWKKDMGIVNQPREETEDAEEPQVKPEIVEDVQEEALVEPESTTDAADLTEDEEDSMVVDEDAADEQVVKADTLQETESESDAPTHSPVQEQNPMYQLREKDLEPHDTDSESDDEDAAPTNTVPVTPTPFVRKTPKTSRASIGGFSALADRLGSWKASTPVKIAPLTSGENKAGVLSERVATPKSMDSPASTHFFDDEMTVRAGMEDLQADNTAEIVDPDFDDMDVTEEDVELAQEANEMSLMEPDVIDEVVNTNAFDDTLSEASQEYGDENEIPSSMVPTTPVRPVMKTFNTTTKVPLKPADDSSPSPLKKRSFSASRVPPKRPSGSTRNSSALPYSPKGRKSMPATIPESPSTPPPATPSKSDLWSSLGTPARTPRRDLNPAILRGAVVFVDVYTSEGADASSIFVDLLSQMGAKCMKSWSWNPSGSENDMTSTKVGITHVVFKDGSKRTLEKVRESNGVVQCVGVSWVLDCERLNDWVEESPYKIDTSNIPRGGARRRKSMEPKALANMNGTLVTSPTKGGSRTTPSTPSNRRQSTQWMYTPSEQDEDEEMEDFEWSEAILTPVPKTPAPEAIARYAANLDLESASADDDDDDDLDESPTKDALLMRTCPPKKSIREMGVGLLSQTKDDGVLMRLMAARRKSLQFAPKIGSPLARTWQ